In one Pseudomonas hydrolytica genomic region, the following are encoded:
- a CDS encoding YajQ family cyclic di-GMP-binding protein: protein MPSFDVVSELDKHELTNAVDNAIKELDRRFDLRGKCSIESKDKTLTLTAEAEFMLEQMLDIVRSSLIKRKIDCQCMEAKDPYASGKVMKQEVTFREGIDKELAKKIVAHIKDAKLKVQAAIQGEQVRVTGKKRDDLQEAIALLRGHEFGMPLQYNNFRD, encoded by the coding sequence ATGCCTTCTTTCGACGTGGTGTCGGAACTGGACAAACACGAACTGACCAACGCGGTCGACAATGCCATCAAGGAGCTCGATCGCCGCTTCGATCTGCGCGGCAAGTGCAGCATCGAGAGCAAGGACAAGACCCTTACCCTGACTGCCGAGGCCGAGTTCATGCTCGAGCAGATGCTCGACATCGTGCGCAGCAGCCTGATCAAGCGCAAGATCGATTGCCAGTGCATGGAGGCCAAGGACCCCTATGCTTCCGGCAAGGTGATGAAGCAGGAGGTGACCTTCCGCGAAGGCATCGACAAGGAGCTGGCGAAGAAGATCGTCGCCCACATCAAGGATGCCAAGCTCAAGGTGCAGGCCGCCATCCAGGGCGAGCAGGTGCGCGTCACCGGCAAGAAGCGCGACGACCTGCAGGAAGCCATCGCTCTGCTGCGTGGTCACGAGTTCGGCATGCCGCTGCAGTACAACAACTTCCGCGATTGA
- a CDS encoding mechanosensitive ion channel family protein, with protein sequence MEMNVDELVKMSEAWLPVVLEYSGKLTLAVITLLIGWWLIGRLTASIGRLLEARRVDRALSSFIGSLVSIVLRVLLLISVASMIGVETTSFIAMIGAAGLAIGLALQGSLANFAGGVLIMLFRPFRAGDWIEAQGVSGSVDSIQIFHTTLKTADNKVVIVPNGALSNGHITNFSREPRRRADINIGIDYSSDIKRAREVLLEIAQDPRVHLEPAPVVFVTGLGDSAVNLSLRVWVATGDFWPVTFAFTELAKERLTEAGIGIPFPQRVVHLAKAD encoded by the coding sequence ATGGAGATGAACGTCGACGAACTGGTGAAAATGTCCGAGGCCTGGCTGCCCGTGGTGCTGGAGTACAGCGGCAAGCTGACCCTGGCGGTGATCACCCTGCTGATCGGCTGGTGGCTGATCGGTCGGCTGACCGCCAGCATCGGGCGTCTGCTCGAGGCGCGGCGCGTGGATCGGGCGCTGAGCAGCTTTATCGGCAGCCTGGTGAGCATCGTGCTGAGGGTGCTGCTGCTGATCAGCGTAGCCTCGATGATCGGCGTGGAGACCACCTCCTTCATCGCCATGATCGGTGCCGCGGGTCTGGCCATCGGCCTGGCCCTGCAGGGCAGCCTGGCCAACTTCGCCGGCGGCGTGCTGATCATGCTGTTTCGCCCGTTCCGCGCCGGTGACTGGATCGAGGCGCAGGGCGTGTCCGGCAGCGTCGACAGCATCCAGATCTTCCACACCACGCTCAAGACCGCCGACAACAAGGTGGTGATCGTGCCCAATGGCGCGCTGTCCAACGGCCACATCACCAATTTTTCGCGCGAGCCGCGGCGCCGTGCCGACATCAATATCGGCATCGATTATTCCAGCGACATCAAGCGCGCCCGTGAGGTGCTGCTGGAGATCGCGCAGGATCCGCGCGTGCACCTCGAGCCGGCGCCGGTGGTGTTCGTCACCGGCCTGGGTGACAGCGCGGTGAATCTGTCGCTGCGCGTGTGGGTGGCGACGGGGGATTTCTGGCCGGTGACCTTCGCCTTCACCGAACTGGCCAAGGAGCGCCTGACCGAAGCCGGCATCGGCATTCCGTTCCCGCAACGGGTGGTGCATCTGGCCAAGGCCGATTGA
- a CDS encoding XRE family transcriptional regulator codes for MKLETDEAMRLSSSNAEAESADAFLQRLQRLVQIAGSANALAKRSGISQSGIQRYLKGGEPTRKMLITLAECTGVSLVWLMTGKGNEVERQAPQVKDDDVYAYVPLYDARCSAGSGAWNERSRVLVELSFTRYSLRKKGLTPSDLACLRVDGDSMTGLLEDGDTVMIDLSRNALEGEGVYVVMLDDHLYAKRLQRDFDGSVRVISHNKEYQPIIVPRDRLAELHIIGRVVWAGGWMV; via the coding sequence TTGAAACTTGAAACTGACGAAGCCATGCGGCTTTCAAGTTCGAATGCCGAAGCTGAAAGCGCAGATGCCTTCCTGCAACGCCTGCAAAGGCTGGTGCAGATAGCGGGTAGTGCTAACGCTTTAGCGAAGAGGTCGGGGATCTCCCAGAGCGGGATTCAGCGATATCTGAAGGGAGGTGAGCCCACCCGAAAAATGCTGATCACTCTGGCTGAGTGCACTGGCGTGAGCCTGGTATGGCTGATGACGGGCAAAGGGAATGAGGTTGAAAGGCAAGCACCCCAGGTCAAGGATGACGATGTGTATGCCTACGTCCCGCTGTATGACGCCCGCTGCAGTGCAGGCAGCGGCGCCTGGAATGAACGCAGCCGCGTTCTGGTGGAGCTGTCCTTCACGCGCTACAGCTTGCGCAAGAAGGGCCTGACGCCCTCTGACCTGGCCTGCCTGCGTGTAGACGGCGACTCGATGACCGGCCTGCTGGAAGATGGCGACACCGTAATGATCGACCTGAGCCGCAATGCGCTTGAGGGTGAGGGTGTCTATGTGGTGATGCTTGATGACCATCTCTATGCAAAGCGCCTGCAGCGCGACTTCGATGGCTCGGTGCGCGTGATCAGCCACAACAAGGAGTACCAACCGATCATCGTGCCCAGGGATCGCCTGGCCGAGCTGCATATCATCGGCCGCGTGGTATGGGCGGGGGGCTGGATGGTCTAA
- a CDS encoding helix-turn-helix domain-containing protein produces MNTAEIPSDPALRWEWIKFQLRAKGTSLAKLAREQHVTGPALKNVKRTPYPRMERVIAKALGITVQALWPERWDANGNPNRQRPKRPEAMSARMQKHNAAYDLGHRKTGTDK; encoded by the coding sequence ATGAACACAGCGGAAATCCCATCTGACCCAGCTCTGCGCTGGGAGTGGATCAAGTTCCAGCTACGGGCCAAAGGCACGTCGCTGGCGAAACTGGCGCGCGAGCAGCACGTCACCGGGCCAGCCCTGAAGAACGTAAAGCGCACGCCCTACCCACGTATGGAGCGCGTTATCGCTAAAGCACTAGGCATTACCGTCCAGGCGCTGTGGCCAGAACGCTGGGATGCCAATGGCAACCCCAATCGTCAGCGCCCCAAGCGCCCGGAGGCTATGTCCGCGCGTATGCAAAAGCATAACGCAGCTTATGACCTT